One Acidobacteriota bacterium genomic window, ATGAAGGGGTCCTTGATGGTAGGTTTGCCTTTTTTAGTCCCGGAGTGGTCAAAGGGAAAGGTTTCTACCTTCGTGCTCCTTGCTGTCTTCCTCTCCCCGGTGAAGAAGCTATGGGGGTGGAAATAGATGATGGTTTGGTTTTGGTCCATTCGAGTTATTGTGTTTGGTTTGAGCGGGCAGTTTCTGAGGAGGCGAGGGTCGGCAAGATCAAATGGGGAAAGGTGAATGAGGAAAGGCATAGGGTTAGAATAAGGTGTTATTTCTTAAATAGGGGAGAGATAGAGAAAAGGTTGGAGAGAAAGTTGGCTCTCATTAAAGGAAAGGTGGTAGAAAGGGTGGATTTTGAGGGTAGGGTGAGGTTTGATCTCGAATTCGAGATCAATAACTACAAAGAGTTTTCTAAAATAGCCAAACAGCTCTCGAGGTTAGGAGGGTTTTTAGGGTTTGAGAGAATGGCTCTTTAAAATCTTTTAAGGAGGGGAGATTATGGGTAAGGAGATTATTGAAACGAGTAAAGCTCCTGAACCGATAGGTCCTTATTCTCAAGCTGTCAAGGTAGGAAATCTGGTTTTTGTTTCAGGGCAGGTGGCAATAGACCCTAAAACGGGGAAGTTGCATTCAGGTTCTTTAAAGGAGCAGGTAGAGATAATTATGAGGAATATTGGGAATATCCTTAAGGTAGCGGGGGGAGGTTTGGAAGACATAGTTCAAACTACCATCTATCTCAGCGATATTTCTAAGTTCTCTGAGGTGAACAAAGCATATGCTTCCTTTTTCCAACGGGATTATCCTGCCCGGGTAACGGTAGGAGTTTCCTCTCTTCCCGGTGGGGCAGAGGTTGAGATAGCGGTTATCGCTTTTATCCCTTAACCGGCTTTTTTCACCTTACCCGACTTTAAACACCGGGTGCAGATCCATATTTTCTTGGGAACCCCTGCTACCAGCGCTCTTACCCGCTGGAGGTTGGGACGCCATTTTCTATTGGTCAGGTTGTGGGCATGGCTTATATTATGCCCGAATTGAAGTCCCTTTCCACAGATAGCGCAGCGTCTTGCCATTTTTTAACCCCCTTAGGCATTCGTTATTTAAAGGAAACTTATAGTATCAATTTTTTTTATCCAAGGCAACAATTTTTTATGGGTTGAACAAGCAGTATACATTCTTCTTCTACTAAATATACGATATTTGTAGTTTTTTGCCACAATATATTGTATCCTATTGAAAAATAAAGATTTTTTGCATTTTTTTCTTGACAAGGGGTAGATAGTGGTATATAGTAAACTTATCTCAAGGATAGACTACTATGGAATACTATACTACAGCACAAGTAGCTCGGATTATTGGTATTACCAAGAAGACCCTTTATACCTGGTTGAAGAAGGGGAAGATCCCGGAGCCAGATCGTGATTACCGTAATTATCGCATCTGGACTGAGGAGGATATAAAAAACTGCTTGAGCTATAAGAACCGGCGAATACCGGGTGGCAAGCGGGTGCAAGAGGCGGAGAAGAGTTCAGGTAAGAGGTAGAGGAGAGAGGGCTGTTTTGCAAGGATGGGAAAGGGTTAGCTAAAGAGTTTTAAGGAGGTAGAGAGTGGCTCTCTTTGGTAAGGTTCGGAGATTAGTCGGACTGGATATTGGATCCAGTTCGGTAAAACTGGTGGAGCTTAAGAGATTGGGCAAAGGGGGGATGGGTTATCAATTGGTTAACCTCGGTTTGGAAGAGCTTCCTCCGGAGACGATAGTGGATGGAGCAATTATGGATTCCGGGGTGGTAATTGATTCGATAAACCGTCTTTTCTCGGAGAATAGGATCAAATTAAAGGATGTGGCTACCTCTATCTCTGGAAGCTCTGTTATAATAAGGAAGATAGTAATGCCAGCGATGAGTGATGAAGAGCTGGCTGAATCCATTCCTTGGGAAGCGGAACAATACATCCCCTTTGATATTGGTGAGGTGAGTATAGACTATCAGATTGTAGAGCGCACCAGCTCGATGGAAGGGGAGAATATGTCCGTCATCCTGGTAGCGGTTAAGAAGGACAAGATCAATGAGTATACCGCGGTTATCAGTCAGGCGGGTAAGAACCCGGTGGTGGTGGATGTTGACGCCTTTGCTCTCGAGAACGCTTATGAGATTAATTATCCTGAGGATAAGGACAAGGTAGTAGCCCTTATAAATAT contains:
- a CDS encoding 50S ribosomal protein L28, whose amino-acid sequence is MARRCAICGKGLQFGHNISHAHNLTNRKWRPNLQRVRALVAGVPKKIWICTRCLKSGKVKKAG
- a CDS encoding MerR family transcriptional regulator, whose product is MEYYTTAQVARIIGITKKTLYTWLKKGKIPEPDRDYRNYRIWTEEDIKNCLSYKNRRIPGGKRVQEAEKSSGKR
- the pilM gene encoding type IV pilus assembly protein PilM translates to MALFGKVRRLVGLDIGSSSVKLVELKRLGKGGMGYQLVNLGLEELPPETIVDGAIMDSGVVIDSINRLFSENRIKLKDVATSISGSSVIIRKIVMPAMSDEELAESIPWEAEQYIPFDIGEVSIDYQIVERTSSMEGENMSVILVAVKKDKINEYTAVISQAGKNPVVVDVDAFALENAYEINYPEDKDKVVALINIGASVTNVTILQRGTPEFWRDISMGGNQYTEAIQRELGLSFDQAENLKKGFEIEGVPAERVIPVINSVSANMVKEVQKTLDFFQVTSLDKIVISGGASKTIGLDQILSERFSTPVEIMNPFRALEYNPKDFDAEYLNEIAPNFAIAVGLGLRELGDKE